The following coding sequences are from one Gossypium hirsutum isolate 1008001.06 chromosome A12, Gossypium_hirsutum_v2.1, whole genome shotgun sequence window:
- the LOC121211106 gene encoding S-norcoclaurine synthase 1, which yields METKVQSTDMLNSLPVENVQTLASKNLNNIPSRYIRPEVEFDVVSIDESQQIPVIDMSKLDHDDEQKKLHQACKDWGFFQLINHGVADEVIEKMKTDTQEFFNLPLEEKMAYAKIPNYLEGYGQAFVLSEDQKLDWGDMLFLFGLPVSIRDPRFRPTNPPSLGASFDKYSMKLHKVMIYLMKLMANNLGTDPEMLASFFEDGIQGIRMNYYPPCAEASKVYGLAPHSDATGLTLLLQVNEVEGLQIKKNEKWVPVKPIPAAFIINIGDMMEIMSNGEYKSIEHRAVVNPEKERLSIAAFHNPKSCTQIGPLPDLIKTNKALYKTVSFEEFMKLKMSSKLDGKFMVKKLKL from the exons ATGGAAACAAAAGTGCAGAGCACAGATATGTTAAATTCTTTACCAGTTGAGAATGTCCAAACTCTTGCATCCAAGAACCTCAACAACATCCCATCCAGATACATCAGACCAGAGGTCGAATTCGATGTAGTTTCCATAGATGAATCCCAGCAGATTCCTGTAATTGACATGAGCAAACTAGATCATGATGATGAACAGAAAAAACTCCACCAGGCTTGCAAAGACTGGGGTTTCTTCCAG TTAATCAACCATGGGGTAGCAGATGAAGTGATTGAGAAAATGAAGACCGATACACAGGAGTTCTTCAACTTGCCCTTGGAGGAGAAGATGGCTTATGCAAAGATACCAAATTACCTTGAAGGGTACGGTCAAGCTTTCGTTCTTTCAGAAGACCAGAAGCTTGACTGGGGCGACATGCTCTTCCTTTTTGGACTGCCTGTGTCCATAAGAGATCCGAGATTCCGACCGACCAATCCCCCTTCATTGGG AGCAAGTTTTGATAAGTACTCAATGAAGTTGCATAAGGTTATGATTTATCTAATGAAGCTGATGGCCAACAACCTGGGGACTGATCCCGAGATGCTTGCAAGCTTTTTTGAGGATGGAATACAAGGAATAAGGATGAACTATTATCCACCCTGTGCAGAGGCAAGTAAGGTATATGGTCTAGCACCACACTCAGACGCTACAGGCTTAACGCTCTTGCTTCAAGTTAATGAAGTTGAAGGATTAcaaatcaagaaaaatgagaaatgGGTGCCTGTTAAACCCATCCCTGCCGCATTTATCATCAATATTGGAGACATGATGGAG ATTATGAGcaatggagaatataaaagcaTAGAACACAGAGCTGTGGTTAATCCGGAAAAAGAGCGGCTGTCAATTGCAGCATTTCACAATCCAAAAAGTTGTACCCAAATTGGTCCTTTGCCAGATCTTATTAAGACCAACAAGGCACTGTATAAGACCGTATCATTTGAGGAGTTCATGAAACTGAAGATGAGCAGCAAGCTTGATGGGAAATTTATGGTGAAGAAATTGAAGCTCTAG
- the LOC121211105 gene encoding S-norcoclaurine synthase 1, translating to MYVMFIYSNNSFTEMDTKVVSRAFAGSLPVDSVQALASKNLKNIPSRYIRPEIEFEVVPIDESQQIPVINMSKLDHGDEQKKLHQACKDWGFFQLINHGIADELIAKMKIDTQEFFKLPMEEKMAYAQLPNEIEGYGQTLVRSADQKLDWNDMLCLFPLPVPLRNMRFWPTNPPSFRETFDKYSTELHKVTIYLIKRIAKNLGTDPKMLSSFFEDEAQVIRMNYYPPCAEESKVLGASPHSDAAGLTLLLQVNEVEGLQIKKDEKWVPVKPIPGTLIVNIGDIIEIMSNGEYRSIEHRVVVNQEKERLSMVAFQNPKVGTEIGPLADLVKTKKAQYKTMSLEEYLILRLSGKGPGMLNQMKL from the exons atgtatgtgatgttCATATATTCCAACAACAGCTTCACAGAAATGGACACAAAGGTGGTGAGCAGAGCATTTGCTGGTTCTTTACCTGTTGATAGTGTCCAAGCGCTTGCATCCAAGAACCTGAAGAACATCCCATCCAGATATATCAGACCTGAGATCGAATTTGAAGTAGTTCCCATAGATGAATCCCAGCAGATTCCTGTAATTAACATGAGCAAACTAGATCATGGTGATGAACAGAAAAAACTCCACCAGGCTTGCAAAGACTGGGGTTTCTTCCAG TTAATCAATCATGGGATAGCAGATGAACTGATAGCGAAAATGAAGATTGACACTCAAGAGTTCTTTAAGTTGCCAATGGAGGAGAAGATGGCTTATGCACAGCTACCAAATGAGATTGAAGGTTACGGTCAAACCCTGGTAAGGTCGGCAGATCAGAAGCTAGATTGGAATGACATGCTCTGTCTTTTTCCCCTGCCTGTGCCATTAAGAAATATGAGATTCTGGCCGACCAATCCCCCTTCCTTCAG AGAAACCTTTGACAAGTACTCGACGGAGTTGCATAAGGTTACGATTTATCTCATTAAGCGGATTGCCAAGAACTTGGGGACTGATCCTAAGATGCTTTCAAGCTTTTTCGAGGATGAAGCACAAGTTATAAGAATGAACTATTATCCACCATGTGCAGAGGAAAGCAAGGTATTGGGTGCATCTCCACACTCTGACGCCGCAGGCTTAACACTATTGCTTCAAGTGAATGAAGTTGAGGGATTACAaatcaagaaagatgagaaatggGTGCCTGTTAAACCCATCCCTGGCACATTGATCGTCAACATTGGAGACATAATAGAG ATTATGAGCAATGGAGAATACAGAAGCATAGAACATAGAGTTGTGGTGAATCAGGAGAAAGAGCGGCTGTCAATGGTAGCATTTCAGAATCCGAAAGTAGGTACCGAGATTGGACCATTGGCAGACCTTGTTAAGACAAAGAAAGCACAGTACAAGACTATGTCACTTGAGGAGTACCTGATACTGAGGCTTAGCGGGAAAGGTCCAGggatgttgaatcaaatgaagcTCTAG